A single Methanolobus sp. ZRKC5 DNA region contains:
- a CDS encoding (Fe-S)-binding protein yields the protein MANVMEIYQLLPKTNCKECGKATCMAFAVDLLGRKVKVEDCPPLVNEEKHKANYEKLSEMIGPVGDVTETGLIVHDDKCVGCGNCVVACPVNVANDPFGAGSGKAPTSDKVIFKVEDGVVKARNVQECRRFGENKILCVACIDTCPTKAIEFV from the coding sequence ATGGCAAATGTGATGGAAATATACCAGCTACTCCCAAAAACTAATTGTAAGGAATGTGGAAAAGCCACATGTATGGCATTTGCGGTTGATCTCCTTGGACGGAAGGTAAAGGTGGAGGATTGTCCTCCCCTTGTGAACGAGGAAAAACATAAGGCCAACTACGAGAAGCTCTCTGAGATGATCGGTCCTGTTGGTGATGTTACGGAAACAGGCCTTATAGTTCACGATGATAAGTGTGTTGGTTGCGGCAATTGTGTTGTCGCCTGTCCTGTAAATGTGGCCAATGATCCATTTGGTGCAGGAAGCGGAAAGGCACCGACCTCTGATAAAGTCATCTTCAAAGTCGAAGATGGAGTTGTAAAGGCCAGGAATGTGCAGGAATGTCGCCGATTCGGAGAGAATAAGATTCTCTGTGTTGCCTGCATAGACACATGTCCGACAAAGGCAATCGAATTCGTTTAA
- a CDS encoding formylmethanofuran dehydrogenase subunit B — MSEYYVCTGCALLCDDIGVETEGNKLTKVHAACLKGVARMKGCSDPMECTVGGEKADIDSAITKAAAILKSAKNPLIFGHGNSSSQAQKISIGLAKKTGAYIDDTSSFCQGPIIEAILQDKLKTCTLDDIRHKADVIIFWGADPSNSHPRHLSRYSYFPRGEERQRGWEEDRTAIAIDVRKSSTAEICRDTRFYQIPMGSDAEFIEALVSALSSKVPKTSFDFDKKRILELANVMKKAKFGVICVGLGLVYSLEELEPLFKLMEKLNEVSNFHLIPMVGQYNMRGFNQNLFAETGYINRLKFNGETGDAEHGAEYSVVEALRNRSVDAALIIGSDPLSSLPLSVARYLAEIPLITIDPCQNLTATRSTVTIPCALGGVESGGTAVRMDGVEIELKKIVETDNLSDEEILTRITEAI, encoded by the coding sequence TTGAGTGAATATTATGTTTGTACGGGTTGCGCTCTTCTCTGTGATGATATCGGAGTTGAAACAGAAGGCAATAAGTTGACCAAGGTACATGCTGCCTGCCTTAAAGGTGTTGCACGCATGAAAGGTTGCAGTGATCCTATGGAGTGCACAGTGGGCGGCGAGAAAGCTGATATTGATTCGGCTATTACAAAAGCTGCTGCTATACTCAAAAGTGCGAAGAACCCGCTCATATTCGGTCATGGCAATTCGAGTTCTCAAGCGCAAAAAATATCCATCGGGCTTGCAAAGAAAACAGGTGCATACATCGATGATACTTCGTCGTTTTGCCAGGGACCAATAATAGAGGCCATACTTCAGGACAAGCTTAAAACATGCACCCTCGATGATATCAGGCACAAGGCCGATGTTATTATTTTCTGGGGAGCCGATCCTTCCAACTCACATCCACGTCACCTTTCAAGATATTCCTATTTTCCAAGAGGTGAGGAGCGCCAGAGAGGATGGGAAGAGGACAGGACCGCAATAGCCATCGACGTCAGGAAATCATCTACTGCTGAGATCTGTCGGGATACACGGTTCTATCAGATTCCCATGGGTTCGGATGCCGAATTTATAGAGGCTCTTGTAAGTGCCCTGTCAAGCAAGGTTCCTAAAACTTCCTTTGATTTCGACAAGAAGAGGATACTCGAACTTGCAAATGTAATGAAGAAGGCTAAGTTCGGTGTGATATGTGTTGGTCTCGGACTTGTCTATTCTCTTGAGGAACTTGAGCCCCTGTTCAAATTGATGGAAAAGCTCAATGAAGTTTCCAATTTCCACCTGATTCCCATGGTGGGCCAGTACAATATGAGAGGTTTTAACCAGAATCTCTTTGCAGAGACTGGATATATCAACCGCCTGAAGTTCAACGGTGAAACAGGTGATGCTGAACACGGTGCTGAGTATTCGGTGGTTGAAGCTCTGAGGAATAGATCAGTTGATGCTGCACTTATTATTGGTTCAGATCCTTTATCAAGTCTGCCGCTCTCTGTTGCACGCTACCTTGCAGAAATTCCACTCATAACCATTGATCCATGCCAGAACCTGACAGCAACAAGGTCGACCGTCACAATTCCATGTGCGCTTGGTGGGGTTGAATCAGGTGGCACTGCCGTTCGTATGGATGGTGTGGAGATCGAACTGAAAAAGATCGTTGAAACTGATAATCTATCCGATGAGGAAATACTTACAAGAATAACGGAGGCTATCTGA
- a CDS encoding molybdopterin dinucleotide binding domain-containing protein, with amino-acid sequence MGFGQFLAAPEIKLKISTYRDVFQNTAQESSRFGEEYENLSAVIKLDSKDISKLTIKEGDTVILKNSFGKVVVKAQRSVYEEEHPGIAYMVNSPWSNALVPDETGGTGVPKFKEFEATAQGAKSEKVTGIKDIF; translated from the coding sequence ATGGGATTCGGACAATTCCTTGCTGCACCAGAGATCAAGTTGAAGATAAGCACTTACAGGGATGTGTTCCAGAACACTGCCCAGGAATCCTCACGTTTTGGCGAGGAGTATGAGAATCTCTCAGCGGTTATCAAACTCGATTCGAAGGACATCTCAAAACTCACCATTAAGGAAGGCGACACAGTGATTTTGAAGAACAGTTTTGGAAAAGTAGTTGTCAAAGCCCAGAGGTCGGTTTATGAAGAAGAACATCCCGGGATTGCCTATATGGTAAACAGCCCATGGTCCAATGCTCTTGTTCCTGATGAGACCGGTGGCACTGGTGTTCCTAAATTCAAGGAGTTTGAAGCAACTGCTCAGGGTGCAAAGAGTGAGAAGGTTACGGGAATAAAAGATATATTTTAG